From Erigeron canadensis isolate Cc75 chromosome 5, C_canadensis_v1, whole genome shotgun sequence:
CTGGTGTCGGTTAAATTAGTCAGTGTTCGGGTTATAAGTTCATCATATATGTCCCTAAGCCTAGGAAAGATTGAGAAAATGATTATGAGATAACATGATTTATGGTGCGCATATCAAAATAAAACGCCACCATCTCATATAAATTGAATAAGGAAAATTTGTTCGTTTATTTGTTTAGAAACCATTGGTGCCTAATATCCTAACCCTTTTAAGTAATCATCTTAGGGTTGTTTAGGAAAATGGTCAAAGTAGTCTAGTTAAAACCTTAATTAAGTTGCGTTTTTCAGGATAAAAAAACCCGTAATCCTTGAATAATCTGAATCCATTTATCTGTTTTTGTGtagaaaaaaattagaaatataaaatacattatgtaaaacttgttttgcattgttgtattatataataatattacatatgTTTGGTGGTGTACGAATGTATCTCTTAGAActagggatgagaaaaaaacCGTTGACCCGCGCCTGACCCGGAACCGACCCGCCCGAAGCCcaaacgggccgggtcacgggtcacgcaTTTGTGGTTTtctcgggtcacgggtcacatGGGTCAGgtcgggtgaaggcaaaaaccaaaaaaaagtgaaggaaacCCGTGGCCCGCCCGTACCCGACCCAAACCGAACCGGCCAGGaccttcacgggccgggtcacggtttcGATTTTCGTGCATTCGCGGGTCACGggtgatgtgcgaaatctagctttaaatttataacacgatttaccgaataatactgataactacacactcacaggaagtgtacctgatcgtatgcagtatagtgaaaaactggtaagccgagatcgttcgcaaggacttaaacaagcatttgtaaaaacgtttaatgattcaagtaaaatggggggttttgtggccgaattgccacgatgcaagtagttagttgaaaattagtaatcccaaaggattaatcgaaaaagagattttagtttaaaacaagaatttaaaaatcatccatcttgatttcgctcaacagaatgttaggattgcacatttaatgaagttcaaattcaatttagtgatttaatgaccgagactcaaattaatcgtcaaccccgtacccgtcaggttaacaacttattcgactctcttgcacaaactagtttcattattaagaccggtactccgagacgcctttttataacttccctagttaaacaattgttttggtcatttcagataacaatttcgCCTATcaattgtacccaaccgtcaacccgtcatttcttatcaaatatttactaccctctaccgtacccgtcatagaaccaattgcttctagctaagcaatcaaaataacttatacccgagtcctagtcgtcactaaaaaatgagcacaaattatccgcaatcaataattgaataacaaagaattaatagattaagttcacgacaaaatgttaaatcaaatcacttgaattaataaatattgtgcaatccctacataatgtctcactccatcaagatggatgaaaaggtgattagccactcatattgaaatacaaataacaaatcaaaatgaaggaattcatcgttaccgagtacaaagaattgaacggaaataacgaggataatccaattgtaatatcgatcttcaaagatgagaaatctgatcaaaagtctccAAAAAGGGGTTATAAGACGGCTGCCAAATGTAACATAgggttttggggtgaaaaacaagctatttatatgtttcccaaaAAATAATGTGCAGAGTCGAgcataagctgctgcgcagctccctTTGACCGCAGTTGACttcttgacttttattgactttgCTGGAAACCCACTAgacgagctgctgcgcagcttcggcTCCCTATCTtacagctgctgcgcagcttggaTCTTCTGTTTtatagctgctgcgcagcttgtcttgattccaggtttgactttcgttgactttcaccaaacttcatccaaacgacccggaaatcatccgtaagcacttatttcactcaaagaatgtcgttttcttccgaaatacgctcaagtatctgctactaacctgaaacactaacaaataccattaACGtaacaaatgtatacaaaacgactcattaaacatgctaacttaactatataaaccgtgggaaatgggtataaaatacgacatatcaacgGGTCAGGCCGGGTTTTCGCGGATCGTGCCATTTGCACATCTCTACTTAGAACCCCATGGAGTTGTAATTTGGAGATCCTGTTACATAATGTCGCGCCATGGGCTTTGGTCACAATATTCTCAATTGGAAGCTTTAGAACTTGAGTCAATGTAGTTTAAGCAAATAAAGGTCAACTTCCCTGAAGTTTGCAGGTTTTGTGATGACATCTTGCATCCAACGATTGTATCTATCATTTGGATTCATTTTTGGTagtatatttttatcaagaaccTTCTCcttccaaaataaaaaaataaaaaattattaacaatctataataccttataaagcaaactggattcctcccttaacttaattaagaacctgataagacaaaaatacccttaaataatcttcTTTGCTAAGCACCAtctcacgtgatataccaactatacccttcaaccattttcgtctctagcaaagtaaaaccctatcaacgtcaccaccagattgtcttccccaccaccgccgcattgcgcgggcacCATACTCGTATATTCTAAGAGAAATTAAACCAAGAAAAACTCTATCCTTAATTGGTCTTCATTTTCGTATTCCAAAACTCCAAAAGTCATTTGGCATCCCTTTCCCATCTTGAAATCTAGGTGTGAATCATTCATTAGCAACTTAATTAAGTCCAcacaatcttaatatatactataagacacttgaactaatgactaattaaccaatcacattgttcaatttcatcaaattgacttttgatgatgtcatcatttagataaagtacaaataaaaaattataataatcattatccaaatatatatattatattaatatttatattaatttgtagaaaaagtctaattaatttacacatttttgttttccatcaataatttacacattttaaccctgaatactttatttatttttacttttagccatcaaacttgagagaattttgtaaaatttacaatcatttaattaaacaaaaaaattttaacatatgaaatattttgtacaaaaaataatttgaaaacctaatgacgtatctaccaatatatatataacaaggtgctaaattcattcataaacaaacaagaacccttggatggattccatctttgatttagaaccattagatcaaatttaattatttcatctttattaaatgacaatattaatacttatactctttataactttacaaaaaattctctctctatatttaatttacactttttgatttttcatcacaaatttacactttttacccaataattttaatataatatatttaatagattaatagctaatatatatcctaataatagaataatactatctatctgatatcttatccaatagaataatagttaatatcatatgaaaaaaataaaacatattttaatttgaaatatttaatatatgtttcatataaaatatatagatcaattccctattaataaaaatagtaagttaaatatgcatgactattgtgattactattataaaagaatttgaaaatatataacgtttttacatacaattatattatcaatgtactgtAAATTTACCCCAAAAAAACCCCtttttccaacctttttttttctattctattaaaaataaaaacaacttaaattTTTTACTATAGAGgggtttatttaaaaaataatgtttccaaccaagtgatgtacttTCAAAGAAGGGGCCTGTGACAATAAACTAAATGTTTGTAtgaattctttatttattaatattttgtaggaacaaaattacaaaaatacccttaaaaaagtttacaatgtaccaaaattggagttgagactccatccatggttatatttcataaattttgcaaagttatcataaaataaaatctaaactcaatactaacaTCTATTctatgatggattctaactcggcaatttaaagtatttaggatatattatttttctctatttcgattgataaagatcacaacttcatttttttgtgtagaagggtaagggaggagggggggtcaaactcggaaaatgaaatgtaatagaTCTATTGTAAGGCAGTTGTTAGGTAAAAAGTGGGtagtttaggttttggtggtttagatactcttaatttagcattgatatgtacaaatggatatgacatgtggttcaaaatctgaattatgttaagtttaaaatcatcaatgtgattcatggttctgagtttgcgttcctgtgtaaaacaaatagtaataatatgtaGGCAAATATATGTTCTTCATTCTCGGAGGCATACTCGATTGCTAGcacccttaagatgttattaaagaacaattgggagtgaaaataagacaagattcaccaaattggagtagggactccatccatggttatatttcataaattttgcaaagttattacagaataaaatcaaaactcaATATTAACGCGTTGTCTATGATAGATTCTAACTTGgtaattcaaaatatatttaggatatattatttttcctcTATTTCGaatgataaagatcacaacttcattttttttggtggaaggggtaagggaggaagGGGGGGGTcaaactcggaaaatgaaatataatggatctactagaagacaattgtcaagtaaaaaagtgggtggtttaggttttcgTGGTCTGGATActtttaatttagcattgatattgtacaaatggatatgacatgtggttcaaatcTGAATtatgttaggtttaaaatcatcgaTGTGATACATGAATCTGAGAGTGTGTTCCTGTGTAaacaaatgataataatatatggaaCATCATTTTCTGAGGCACACTCGATTGTTAGCCCctttaagatgttattaaagaacatttgggagtgaaaataagacaagattcaccaagttggagtggggactccatccatggttatatttcaaaatctgaattacgttaggtttaaaatcatcaatgtgattcgtGGTTCTGAGTCTGTATTcctgtgtaaaacaaatggtaataatatataggcaaatatatgttcctcattttTTGAGACACACTCAATTGCTAGCctccttaagatgttattaaagaatagttgagagtgaaaataagacaagattttggaatgatcattggcttgatggtggcaatctcgcaactcggtttagaaggCTGTATGTCTTGGCACCATCTAAAAAATGTGTcatgattgatattttttatgatatggcATGATAATCAGAATGATatcgagatatttgtgatgacatggataagcaataacttttagcattgaataatttatttaatcagtaagacttaatgagcaacacaataagtgttgtgaaattatcaaggtcaaaaaaacaaatgttaataaagtgaaattgaatattttaatttgttaactattaattaagaaaataatattttaaatatatataagtataaaaatatatttacccgcgtattacgcgggacaataatctagtattATACTTAATTAAGAAACcaaatgacaaaaataatatgCCACCGAAGTCCACAAGATGCCATAGTTATTGTATTACGAGTAATACATAATTGATTGAAGCGATATTTTCTCTTTTGAACAAACATTTAGAGAAAGAGTAAtaattagaatataagaaaatcCAGGTTATCAAGTGTAATGACATACTCGTAAATAGCAGGCATATTTAACGACTGAAATAAATTAGGCATATATACTAGATTACTAGCGACGACTAACACGTAGGAATATTATACGTAGTGGTGTTGGGTGGTTTGACCCAAACttgttgtatttatatatataccaaatcaAGTGATAAGGAATGCAGTAACAAAGAAactttatcaaatatatgtatatttttatcaacctgtaatacataaataaactttctttcttttgtcaCTTGTACAAATTAATACTCACGTACCATACAATATTTTTCTGTTTGATAAGACTTGAATTCGAGTTCCGCCTTTGgcccaaaattttttttaatgaaagatGCTAATAAAAATCAAGCTTAACAAACTCTATGAACTAACTGATGATGTATTACTTCCGAATTTCAAACATTGCTACTAGAAGTTCAAAACGTAatggtctttttttttatagaaaacaaaaatcaacaagTCTTTCAAAACTCTCGTTTAATCACACAAGAAATCAAGTACTTTGTATCGCATTCACACACATGATCATATATGTCTACTCCTAATTAAGTCCTAactatatgaaataaatattaattgaaTATGTCCGTACGTTGGTTTGACCCAGCCCTAATTCTCCTATATGTTAAATACAAAACCTTGTTATTGTGAAATGAATGTACCAGAGCCTGCTGCCTGCTAATCAATTGCTTGTAGCTCTCAAATTCTTGTaaactctgttttttttttttttttaaaaaaaattttatttcaaagcCAATAACATGATGTCCAACTTCATGATGAAAGAGTTTGAGAACCTTAGAATTCGATTTGAAGTCATACGACAAGTTACCAATAACTTTAGTCCCAACAATTACCTTGGAAAAGGTGGGTACGGAGTGGTATATCGAGGGGAATTCATCTATTCTCAGGGTCCTTCGACCATGGTTGCTATCAAACGTAATTTAACATTGGGGCAAGGGGAGATCGAGTTCTGGAGAGAAATAATGATGCTCTCTTGTTATAAACATGAGAATCTCGTCTCCCTTCTAGGATTTTGTGATGAGAATGGGGAACGAATCCTTGTGTACAACTATGCACCTAATAAGAGTCTTGATCAACATCTTCACAACACCAATATCTCTTGGATTCAACGTCTGAAGATATGTATTGGAGCAGCTCGTGGCTTGGAGTACCTTCACAATCCCAGGGGTACACAACAACGAATCCTGCATCGTGATATCAAAAGTTCCAACATCTTGTTGGATGAAAATTGGAATGCCCAAATTGCAGATTTTGGCCTGTCAAAATATGGTCCTGCTAACCAAGCATATACGTTTGTTATCTCTAATATTTCAGGAACTCCTGGGTATTGTGATCCCATGTACGTGGAAACAATGTTATTGACCAAGGAATCAGATGTATACTCATTCGGCGTAGTGTTACTTGAAGTTTTGTGCTCAAGGCCTGTTATTGAAGAAAGCTATAAAGATGATCGCCGAGTTCTAACCCAGTTGGCAAAGAAGTACTATGCCCAGCAGAAACTTCATACAATCATCAATGATACTCTAAGGCAACAAATGGTACAACCTTCTTTTGATACGTTTGCCGCAATTGCATATCAATGTGTGCAAAGAGATCCAAAAGACCGCCCTCCTATGGCTTTGGTCGTGAGCCAGCTTGAAACTGCCCTTGGTTTTCATGTATGTTTaactttctctttattttttactttaattaacatgtcaaaaattttttaaaataatatgattAGTAACAATAATCTAAGTTACTTattaattctaaaaaaaaaggcTTAGTTTCCAAgtttcttttcttgttttgcaattattattatttcatatataaattgctTGGTATTGGTGTTTTTAGGAAGTGAGAAATGTTATACCAAGAAATGTCAACTTTGCATCATCATCTTCAGAACCATCCTCTACTCCGAGTGACATCCCACAACCACCAAAAACATATGTACAAGCTAATAACCAAAATCCACAAGGACGTAAAAGACTCGCTCAACCAAGTCCTGCATTGAGACTTGGTCGGGGGCGTTGAAGCTATAAGTATAATGACGTGGGCATACATCAGCTAGCGATgaattaaattattgtttttcagGTTCAAATAAGCTCAAATTTAGACTATTTGACTTCGttagctaattaattaattaaggccAGACCGAGTATTGGCTGCCTTGTTAATTAGAAATTACAAATTGGCTGCCTTGTTAACTTATAAGTTAGGCGGGTGGAGTGTTCATGGTTCAAATGCTTAATAGTGTATGTACAATattacaaattacaaattaaagattAAAGATTGGAATTAGTCTTGCCAACCATGTGTAACGTaaatttaattaacttaatgtaaatacaatcattaagttaatattaattaac
This genomic window contains:
- the LOC122601738 gene encoding putative receptor-like protein kinase At5g39000 is translated as MSNFMMKEFENLRIRFEVIRQVTNNFSPNNYLGKGGYGVVYRGEFIYSQGPSTMVAIKRNLTLGQGEIEFWREIMMLSCYKHENLVSLLGFCDENGERILVYNYAPNKSLDQHLHNTNISWIQRLKICIGAARGLEYLHNPRGTQQRILHRDIKSSNILLDENWNAQIADFGLSKYGPANQAYTFVISNISGTPGYCDPMYVETMLLTKESDVYSFGVVLLEVLCSRPVIEESYKDDRRVLTQLAKKYYAQQKLHTIINDTLRQQMVQPSFDTFAAIAYQCVQRDPKDRPPMALVVSQLETALGFHEVRNVIPRNVNFASSSSEPSSTPSDIPQPPKTYVQANNQNPQGRKRLAQPSPALRLGRGR